The sequence CGTCAGGGCACTTTAGTGGTGGTGCTCTTCCGGGACCTCGTCCTCGTCGGCCTGGATCAGCTTGGCCAGTTCCGCGCGGGTCATCTTCTTGTCGGTGATGTCGCCCTTGGCGGCGACGAAGTCGACCACCTTGTTCTCGAAGACCGGAGCGCGGAGGCCGGCAAGGGCCTGCGGGTTCTTGCGGTAGTAGTCGTAGACCTGCTGTTCCTGACCGGGGAAGCGGCGCACTTCGGCGATCAGCGCCTGCTGGTGCTCTTCCTCGGTGACGTTCACATCGTTCTGGTTGCCGATCTCGGCGACGACCAGGCCCAGGCGCACGCGGCGCTCGGCGATCTTGCGATACTGCTCGCGCGCAGCTTCCTCGGTTGTGCCTTCGGCTTCGAAGGACCGGCCGTGCGACTCCACTTCGTGGACGACGCGCTGCCAGATGGTGTTGAACTCGGCGTCGACCAGCTGGGCCGGAACGTCGAACTTGTGGCCCTCGTCCAGCGCGTCCAGTATCTGGCGCTTCATGTGCTGGCGGCTCATAGAAGCGAGCGCGGCTTCCATCTGCGTCTTGACGGCGGCGCGCATGGCGTCGACGTTTTCGACGCCGAGGCGCTTGGCGAAGTCGTCGTCGAGTTCGCCCTGGTTAGGACCATCGACGTGGAGCACGGTCACTTCGAACTGTGCCTTCTTTCCGGCCAGTTCGTCGCTCTGGTAGTCCTTGGGGAAGGTGACCTCGATCTCGCGGGTCTCGCCCTTCTTCATGCCGATAAGCTGCTCTTCGAAGCCCGGGATGAATTCGCCCGAGCCAACCGTCAGGTGGGCGTGGTCAGACGTGCCGCCATCGAAGGGCTTGCCCTTGATCTTGCCCACGAACGAAAGGCCGAGGCGATCGCCATTTTCGACGACGCCTTCGTCCCCCTTGTCGGTATAGCCCCGGTTCTGGGCAAACACGCGATTCACTTCGGCGGTGACTTCCTCGTCGGTGATATCGATGACGGGCTTGTCCAGCTTGATGCCATCAAGCTTCATCAGTTCGACGGGCGGCAGCACTTCATATTCGACTTCGAAAGCCAGGTCGGCCTTGCCGTCGAGCACGTCATTGATGACGGCCTGGTCGTCGGGCAGATCAACCTTGGGCTGGGCGGCGGCGCGTTCCTTTCGCTCGTCCAGGGTTTCGGACACGGTCGAATTGATCGCGTCGGTCATGACTTCGGACATGGCCGAGCGGCCGAACATCTTCTTGATATGCGCCAGCGGCACCTTGCCGGGACGGAAGCCCTTGATGTTGGCCTGGCCCCGCAGCTCTTCAAGCTTGTCGCCCAGGCGCGTGTTGAGGGTGGCGGCCGGAATGGTGACGCTCAGCTTGCGCTTGAGGCCTTCATTGAGGGTTTCGGTAACCTGCATTCGGTTTTGTCCCGTATTCATTGATCACATGGGCCAGGTACTGATTGTGGTGCGGGTGAGAGGACTCGAACCTCCACGCCTTGCGGCGCTGGAACCTAAATCCAGTGCGTCTACCAATTCCGCCACACCCGCAAGGGTACCCGCTGGCCGGGTTGGCGTTGCATCTATATGAAGTGCGGGGGGCAGTCAAAGGCTAGAGTGGCGATTTGGCGGGGATTGAGAACACGGTGCTGATCAGTCCCGCATCCACCACGAACATCACCGAGGTCTCCAACGGCTCGGGCCCGAGTCCGTGGATCAGTTCATGGTCGATGACCTTGTTGCCCACCACTATGCGATTCAACAATTCGGCGCGCAGGCCCTCGTGGATGAAACGCTGGCTGGCATAGAATTCGCCATAGGCGACCTTCCCGTCGATCATTAGCGTCATGTCCGGCAGGCGGAAGCTGCGGACATTGCTAGTAAAGGCAGAAAGAAAGCGCGGCAGGTCACGTTTGTTGTAGGCTTCGAACTGCAGCTGAACTGCCTCTAGTGGCGTCATAAGCGTCATTCTTGCGATCTCCTTCGCCGCGCCTGCTAGACGCCTGCTCAAAACTTGTGCAACGTGGCTATGTTTTGTCCACGCTCTGCCCAAACCGTGACATCGGCGTGCTCAGTGTATTCCAGTAAGTCCTTAATCGGACAAGCGTTTTTTGCATCGTGGCACCGTGGCACAGGCCGTGCATACGGGTGTGCGGTATCCGCCGCTAGCGGCACGTGGAGGCTCAAATGAAAAAGATCGAGGCTATCGTAAAGCCGTTCAAGCTCGACGAAGTCAAAGAGGCGCTTCAGGAAGTGGGCCTGCAGGGCATCACCGTCACCGAAGCCAAGGGCTTTGGGCGTCAGAAGGGCCATACCGAACTCTATCGCGGCGCCGAATATGTCGTCGACTTCCTGCCCAAGGTGAAGGTCGAGGTCGTATGCCCCGACGAGCTAGCCGAAAAGGCCATCGAAGCGATCCGCAATGCGGCGCAAACGGGTCGCATTGGCGACGGCAAGATCTTCGTCTACTCGATCGAGCAGGCCATTCGAATCCGTACCGGAGAATTCGGCGACGACGCGCTCTAGGGACCGCGAGGCCCTTGGCGCTACCCGCCGTGACGTAACAACAAGCATTCCGATTTAGACAGGGGAAGACCTAATGACCACCGGAAGCGACATCCTCAAGCGCATCAAGGACGAGAACATCAAGTATGTCGACCTGCGCTTCACCGACCCGCGCGGCAAGCTGCAGCACGTCACCATGGACGTGACCGTCGTCGATGAGGACCTCTTCGAAGAAGGCACCATGTTCGATGGTTCCTCCATCGCCGGCTGGAAGGCCATCAACGAGTCCGACATGGTGCTGATGCCCGATCCGAACTCGGCCTATATGGACCCCTTCTTCGGCGCCTCGACTCTCGCGATCAACTGCGACATCCTCGAGCCCCTTACCTACCAGCCCTATAACCGCGATCCGCGCACCACGGCCAAGAAGGCCGAGGCGTACCTCAAGGCTTCGGGCATCGGCGACACCGTCGTGTTCGGCCCCGAGCCGGAATTCTTCATGTTCGACGACGTAAAGTACTCCAACACCCCATACAAGGTGGGCTTCGAAGTCGACCATCCGGAGCTGCCCTCCAACAACGACACCGCCTATGAAGCCGGTAACAACGGCCACCATATCGGCCTCAAAAAGGGCTATTTCCCGGTTCCGCCGCTCGACAGCGCGCAGGACATCCGCGGCGAAATGCTTGCCGCCATGGCCGAAATGGGCGTGACCGTCGAAAAGCATCACCACGAAGTGGCCTCGGCCCAGCACGAACTCGGCATCAAGTTCGCGCCGATGATCAAGTCGGCCGACGACGTGCAGATCTACAAGTATGTCATCCACCAGGTCGCCAATGCCTACGGCAAGACCGTGACCTTCATGCCCAAGCCCATCTACGGCGATAACGGTTCGGGCATGCACTGCCACCAGTCGATCTGGAAGGACGGCAAGCCACTGTTTGCCGGTGACCAGTATGCCGGCCTGTCGATGGACGCGCTCTACTATATCGGCGGCGTGATCAAGCATGCCAAGGCGATCAACGCCTTCACCAACCCGACCACCAACAGCTACAAGCGCCTGGTGCCCGGCTTCGAAGCCCCCGTGCTGCTTGCCTACTCGGCCCGCAACCGTTCGGCTTCCTGCCGCATCCCCTTCGGCCAGTCGCCGAAGGCCAAGCGCGTGGAAGTCCGCTTCCCCGATCCGCTGGCGAACCCCTACCTGGGCTTTGCCGCGCTGCTGATGGCCGGCCTCGACGGCATCAAGAACAAGATCCACCCCGGCGACCCGATGGACAAGGATCTGTACGAGTTGCCGCGCCAGGAACTGCTGGCCATCCCGACCGTTGCCGGTTCGCTGCGCGAAGCGCTGGAAAACCTCGACAAGGACCGCGAGTTCCTCAAGGCCGGCGGCGTGTTCGATGACGACCAGATCGACAGCTACATCGAGCTGAAGATGACGGAAGTGATCAAGTTCGAGCACACCCCACATCCGGTCGAATACGAAATGTACTACTCGGCCTAAGCCTGAGTTTTGCAGTATACGAAAGGGCCCTTCGGGGCCCTTTCTTTTTGGAGCGGAATATGGCCGGACGCTGGCGGGAGACATCGCCGACCGAACTGTCGGGTTGGCTGGCGGAAGCGCCGGTACCTTGGGCCTTTGCCGGTGGCTGGGCGCTCGACCTGTGGGCCGGGACGGTGAGCCGGACGCATTCGGACATCGAGATTGCCTGCCTGCGGGCGGACCTGCCAGCTCTGGCCAGCGCCCTGCCCGGCTTCGAGATCGCCGCGGCGCAGAACAAGGTGTTGTCGCCATGGCAACCCGATGCCCCGCCCGAACCGCCTTTCAGCCTCTGGCTGCGGCGCCAGGGCGAAACGCTTTGGGACTTCGAAGTCGTGGCCGAAGCGCATGACAAGGAATATTGGCACTTTCGCCGCGACGAACGCGTGGCGCTGCCGCTGGAGCTGGCCTTCGTAACCAGTGGTGACGGCTGGCCGGTCATCGCGCCGGAAATCCAGCTGCTCTACAAATGCAAGGAGCCACGCGACAAGGATATTGCCGACCTCGGTCGCTTCTGGCCGCTGCTCGCGCCATCCGCCCGCTCCTGGCTACGTGACGCCGTAGCGCTGGCACATCCGGAAGCCAATGCGATGCTGCAGGCACTGGATCGAATGATGGCACATTGACCAGGCGTCTGCAGCTTCAGGATCGAAAAATCAGTCGTATCCGTAGCCGTCGTGGCCCGATAGGCTATCGTCGGCGGTCTCGACCGCAGCAGTCGGCAGGATGGCCATCGCCTTGCGCCAGGCGCGCGGGGTCTCGAGCAGCGTCTCGATGTCGTCGTCCGGATGCGGATTGTCGAAGCGCATGGCAAAGCCAAATTCGTACTGGCGCACGACATGCGCCAGCATGTGTCCAACGGTCACCGCGGTACCGATGGCTGGCCTGGTCTCGGCCGAAATCACGGCTCCAGTGGCGGAATAGTCAACGATCATGCACGAAACGGCGATGTCCGGCCCGGCAAAGAGCATGGAGCGTGGTTCGGCTGGCAGGTAGCGCCCGCCCATGCGGCGATCCGCTGCCTCCTCCGACTGGGGCTGGCGACGAAAAGCCTCGATCCGCTCGGCAAGCAATGCCTGCGCAGCGCGTGCCCCATCGAGCTTGACGACGAAACCGTCCTCGACATGGCGGGAAATGCGGCCATGCAATGCGCCAAACGGCCCGAAGTCGGCTCTGACGACTTCCCCGATCGAACCGACGGCAGGCGCCGTTGCGACGAATTCGGTGGGCGAAATGGTCTTGAGACGACACGCCAGCACGTCCCTGCCCGAGGCCGCCGTCTCGTCGCCCAACACATAGCGTCCGGTAACGGTGTCAATGTCGTTGAGGCTATAGTCTATCGCGGCGGACGGCATGAGATCACCCAATACAAAGGATGCAGGACTATAGACTCAGAAGCTGAAGATGACTCCCAAACTATAGCAGCAGATTTCTAAACCTGGTTAAGCAAACCTTCACCTTGCGCATCGTCCTGCTCTTCGGCCGGCGGGGTGGGCGGCGCCATCAGGATTTCGAGTTGGCTGAGTTCTTGCAGCTGGATGAATTGCAGCGCGAATCCGACATCGAGGTAGCGGACCACGCGTCCGACCAGCTTCCCCACTGCCATCGGCGTGCCCAGGCCAGGCCAGATTTCCGCCGAGACCGCTATGCCCGACTGCGACACGTCGATCACGAAGCATGGCATTTGCGTGCCGTCTGCAAGGGTCAGCACCGTACGCGGATCCCGCGGCAGAATGCGCTTGTGCTCGCGCTTGTCGGGGACCTGCTCGTGAACGTTCTTCTTCTGCCAGGCGATCTTGCCCCCGAGCTTGTCGCGATCGGTGTCGCTCATGGTCAGGCGCATGGCAAAGCCAGACGGCAGCCGGCGGCATATCTTGCCACGCAGAATGCCGAAATCGTCGAAGTGGGCGGTGATGGTCTCGCCCTCCTTGCCGATCACCGGTCCGACGATGACGGCCATCCGCGTCGAAATCGAGCACAGGCGGCAGGCATAGACGGCAACCTTGCCGTCGGTGCTTGCGCCATGATCGGGCAAGGCATAGCGACCGGCCTTTGCGCCGATGAACCGGATGTCGTGCCAATCATATTGTGATCGTGACGGCGCACTATCGCCGTCGACGCTCTGAAACATAGGGCCTCCCGATCCCATTCGTTCCAATCGGACCAAAGGCTATCGGTCAGTCCTTAATACTTGTTTTCCCCTATGCCAGGGCTTCCCATCGGATAGGCAGGCACTGCGGCGATGGTTAGCATATGCTTAGCGGGGGCGGGATTTTTCCCGCCCCCACAGAACCTTAGCTCGCCTGGTTTGCCATAGCTGCGAAATGCGGCTCCGGACTATCGACTTCGCGCAGGCGCCGGTTTTCGATCACCAGGAAGCGGTTGCCCAAGCCTCGGACGAAGCTGCGGTCGTGCGAGACCAGGATGCAGGTGGCACCGTGGGCGAGCACTTCATCCTCAAGGCGCTCCTGGCCGGGGATATCGACATGGTTGGTCGGCTCGTCCAGCAAGTAAAAATTGGGCTCCTGCAGGCGGATAGCCAGCAGCCCTAGCCGCGCCCGCTGCCCGAAGGACAGCTCGGATATCGGCCGTTGCTGCTTTTCGACAGCAAAGCCCGCCGCCGCCAGCAAAGCCTTGCTGCGCTGGTCGCCCTGGTCGAAGCGACCGGTGATGTATGCGAGCGGCGATTGCTTGGGCGGCAGGAAGCTCATGGCCTGGTCGACATAACCGGGCACGACCTGCGGGCTGACGCGCAGACCCGCGGTTTCCGAGCCGCTCATGGCGCGATGGACCAGGCCGATGAACTGGGACTTGCCCGTGCCGTTGCGACCCAGGATGACCAGCCGGTCGCCCTGGAACACATGCAGCTTATCGATGCGGAAAAGCTTGTCACCCACGGGGCTGGTCACGTCGACATTCTCCATGGCCAGCAGGACCTTGGCATTGGCGCCGCTGTTGCCCAGCTTGATCTCGCCGCTTCGTTCCTTGTGCAGCGAATGCACCGCCGCCTCGATCTTGGCCGCCCGCTCGCGCAGGTACTTGGATTTCACCACCAGCAGATCGCTTCCGGAGTTGATGCCGATATTGGTGAGCTTGGCGGCCTGCTTGCGCAGGCGGCTCACTTCCTTGAGGTCCCGTTCACGCTTGGCTTCGGCGGCCTCGTCCGCCTCGGCGAGTGCCACGCGCGCCTTGCTGTATGGCAGGGCGAAATAGTGGCTCGCATCGGGACGCAGAAACAGCGTGCGGTTCGTGGTGGCGTCGAGGAATTGGCGGTCGTGGCTGGCGATGACCACCGGGATGTTGCGCGCGGCTTGGTTGATCCAGTTCTCGAGCTGGAACAGCTTGCCCAAATCCAGGTGGTTGGTAGGCTCGTCGAGCAGCAAGGCGTCAGGCTGCAGTACCCAGCAGCGCGCGATCAGGGCGATGCGCTGCCAGCCGCCGCTCAGTTCGGTCAGCTTGCGGTTACGCATGGCATCGGGCGTTTCGAACTCGTCCAGCACCACATCGACCCGCCAGCTATCGGTTTCGCGATCGGCAACCGGCAGCGCCTCAAGCACTGCCTCGTAGAGCGTCAGCCCCATACTTGCGGTGGGCATGTCCTGCTCGACATAGCCGACCGTCAGGCCGCGCGAGCGAACGATATCGCCGGACGTCAAATCCCCCTGCCCGGCCATCGCGCGCAACAAGGTGGTCTTGCCACGGCCATTACCGGCCACAAGGCCGACGCGGTCGCCGTCTGATATGACGAAGTTGAGGTTGGAAAACAGGGTAACGGTGGCCACGAGGCCAGCATTGCGGAGGCTGATGGAGCCCATTTTTGTCTCACTGGTGCGGCGCCGAGCGCCAAGATCCTGTCAGGCGGTCACAGACCGCCGCGAAGGGCAAACCAGGATGGAGACAGAAGGAACGTCCGTACCAGTACCGGTCAGCCCTGCAGCTTGAGCCACAGGGCGGGGACAGGGCCACGGGAGCGGTGCGTGAACAGCAATGTCATCGACGCCCTCCCTGGTTGGTAGTTCGGCGTGACTGACCATTAGCCGCCCAAACGGCGGAAATCAATCTCAACGGTCAGAGGAGGTAGAACATGGTGGCGACCAGCGCCAGCACCCCAGAACGCGGGGCGGTGAGCTTGGCCAGCCGGTACGCAATACCTGAAAATCCGGCATGCGGCCAAACACCGAAGACATCGGAACCAGCAGGAACCTGGTACGCAGAACTATGATTCCCAGTGGTTCGCATACGGCAACTCCAGACAAAAACCGTATGAAATGGTTCTAGCAGCGCGCGTTTAAGAAAGTGCTTTCAAGAAGCAAACGGAACGTAAACCGGCCGCCCGATCTTGGGACGGGTTTGTATCGACCGCGTTAGCGGCTCCACGCTCTCAAGCCGGCCTGAGCTGCTTCCGGCCCTCGATACGCCCGGTGCAGTAGTTGAAGTCGAGCAGGTAGACCCATCCGTCGCGCGTTGCCCGCACTTCAACATGCCCCTCGTTCAGGACATTGAGATAGATGTCGGTATAGCCGCGGCTCGCGACGGCCTGGCGGATTTGGTAATCGCCCATGCAGGTGAGCCGGCGGGGAAAGAAGTCGGATTCCTCGTCTCCATAGAAGATGCCGAATCCGACCGATTGAGCCTGGACGGGTGCCGAGACGGTGGCGCCGAGCAACAAGGCCGCGACGGCGATGACGATGGACTTGGTCAAGACAGCCTCCTAATCCGTAATGCGGTCGATCAAACTATCGCGGCAGGCTTGAACCCGAGCGCAACCGCCCGTTCATCTGCCGTTCAGCTTTGTGGACAAAGCCCCAAGGCGCGGCTGGTTCCAGAACGGCACAGCACAGGGCTGGGATATGCTAGAAGGCGGAATCGTCCGATTCGGACGCGAACACGGGATGCGCATGTCGCAAGCAGAAGACCTTTTCGGCGCGGGAGACGAGCCCGAGCGCCAGCCGGAACCGATCAAGCCTGCCAGCAAGCCTGCGGCTGGGTCCGGCACGTATTCGGCTGCCGATATCGAGGTGCTGGAAGGGCTTGAGCCGGTTCGCCGGCGGCCGGGCATGTATATCGGTGGTACCGATTCCAATGCACTGCACCACCTGTTCGCCGAGGTCATCGACAATTCGATGGACGAGGCCATTGCCGGCCACGCCACCCGTATCGAGGTGCATCTGGGCGCCGACGGCTTCATTACCGTCGCCGACAATGGCCGCGGCATCCCGGTTGAGAACCACCCGAAATATCCCGGCCGCTCGACGCTGGAGATCGTTCACACCGTGCTCCATGCGGGCGGAAAGTTCGATTCCAAGGCCTATGAAACATCCGGCGGCCTGCATGGCGTCGGCGTCTCGGTGGTCAATGCCCTGAGCGACAGCCTGGTCGTCGAGGTCGCACGCGAACAGCAGCTGCACCGGCTCAGCTTCTCGCGCGGCAAGCCGCTCGGTGACATCGAAGCGCTTGGTCGGGTGCAGAACCGGCGCGGCACGACTACTCGTTTCCACCCCGACCCGCAGATCTTTGGCGAACACGCCCACTTCTCCGCCGCCCGGCTCTACCGGATGACGCGGGCCAAGGCCTATCTGTTTGCCGGCGTCGAGCTGCGCTGGAGCTGCGACGAGAGCCTCGCGACCGAGGACGCGCCGGCCAAAGCAGTGTTCCATTATCCCAACGGCCTCAGGGACTTCATGACGGCGCGCATCGAAGGGGAAACGCGCATTGTCGATGAACTGTTCTGCGGCAGCCATGGCAAGCCCGGCTCGCATGGTGCGGTCGAGTGGGCTGTGGCCTGGACGCTGGGCGACGGCGGAGTCTCGTCCTATTGCAATACGGTGCCCACGCCTGATGGCGGTACGCACGAGGCGGGTCTACGAAGTGCCCTGCTCCGCGGTCTCAAGAATTATGCCGAATTGACCAAGAACAAGGGCGCCGCCATCCTGACGGCAGAGGACGTGTTCGCCCATTGCAGCGCCATGCTCTCGGTCTTCGTGCGCGAACCCGAATTCGTCGGCCAGACCAAGGACAAGCTGGCCTCCGGAGAGGCCACGCGCATTGTCGACACGGCGCTGCGCGACGCGTTCGACCACTGG comes from Devosia oryziradicis and encodes:
- the tig gene encoding trigger factor, producing the protein MQVTETLNEGLKRKLSVTIPAATLNTRLGDKLEELRGQANIKGFRPGKVPLAHIKKMFGRSAMSEVMTDAINSTVSETLDERKERAAAQPKVDLPDDQAVINDVLDGKADLAFEVEYEVLPPVELMKLDGIKLDKPVIDITDEEVTAEVNRVFAQNRGYTDKGDEGVVENGDRLGLSFVGKIKGKPFDGGTSDHAHLTVGSGEFIPGFEEQLIGMKKGETREIEVTFPKDYQSDELAGKKAQFEVTVLHVDGPNQGELDDDFAKRLGVENVDAMRAAVKTQMEAALASMSRQHMKRQILDALDEGHKFDVPAQLVDAEFNTIWQRVVHEVESHGRSFEAEGTTEEAAREQYRKIAERRVRLGLVVAEIGNQNDVNVTEEEHQQALIAEVRRFPGQEQQVYDYYRKNPQALAGLRAPVFENKVVDFVAAKGDITDKKMTRAELAKLIQADEDEVPEEHHH
- a CDS encoding nuclear transport factor 2 family protein; translation: MTLMTPLEAVQLQFEAYNKRDLPRFLSAFTSNVRSFRLPDMTLMIDGKVAYGEFYASQRFIHEGLRAELLNRIVVGNKVIDHELIHGLGPEPLETSVMFVVDAGLISTVFSIPAKSPL
- a CDS encoding P-II family nitrogen regulator, which gives rise to MKKIEAIVKPFKLDEVKEALQEVGLQGITVTEAKGFGRQKGHTELYRGAEYVVDFLPKVKVEVVCPDELAEKAIEAIRNAAQTGRIGDGKIFVYSIEQAIRIRTGEFGDDAL
- the glnA gene encoding type I glutamate--ammonia ligase; protein product: MTTGSDILKRIKDENIKYVDLRFTDPRGKLQHVTMDVTVVDEDLFEEGTMFDGSSIAGWKAINESDMVLMPDPNSAYMDPFFGASTLAINCDILEPLTYQPYNRDPRTTAKKAEAYLKASGIGDTVVFGPEPEFFMFDDVKYSNTPYKVGFEVDHPELPSNNDTAYEAGNNGHHIGLKKGYFPVPPLDSAQDIRGEMLAAMAEMGVTVEKHHHEVASAQHELGIKFAPMIKSADDVQIYKYVIHQVANAYGKTVTFMPKPIYGDNGSGMHCHQSIWKDGKPLFAGDQYAGLSMDALYYIGGVIKHAKAINAFTNPTTNSYKRLVPGFEAPVLLAYSARNRSASCRIPFGQSPKAKRVEVRFPDPLANPYLGFAALLMAGLDGIKNKIHPGDPMDKDLYELPRQELLAIPTVAGSLREALENLDKDREFLKAGGVFDDDQIDSYIELKMTEVIKFEHTPHPVEYEMYYSA
- a CDS encoding nucleotidyltransferase domain-containing protein, which produces MAGRWRETSPTELSGWLAEAPVPWAFAGGWALDLWAGTVSRTHSDIEIACLRADLPALASALPGFEIAAAQNKVLSPWQPDAPPEPPFSLWLRRQGETLWDFEVVAEAHDKEYWHFRRDERVALPLELAFVTSGDGWPVIAPEIQLLYKCKEPRDKDIADLGRFWPLLAPSARSWLRDAVALAHPEANAMLQALDRMMAH
- a CDS encoding PilZ domain-containing protein; protein product: MFQSVDGDSAPSRSQYDWHDIRFIGAKAGRYALPDHGASTDGKVAVYACRLCSISTRMAVIVGPVIGKEGETITAHFDDFGILRGKICRRLPSGFAMRLTMSDTDRDKLGGKIAWQKKNVHEQVPDKREHKRILPRDPRTVLTLADGTQMPCFVIDVSQSGIAVSAEIWPGLGTPMAVGKLVGRVVRYLDVGFALQFIQLQELSQLEILMAPPTPPAEEQDDAQGEGLLNQV
- a CDS encoding ABC-F family ATP-binding cassette domain-containing protein yields the protein MGSISLRNAGLVATVTLFSNLNFVISDGDRVGLVAGNGRGKTTLLRAMAGQGDLTSGDIVRSRGLTVGYVEQDMPTASMGLTLYEAVLEALPVADRETDSWRVDVVLDEFETPDAMRNRKLTELSGGWQRIALIARCWVLQPDALLLDEPTNHLDLGKLFQLENWINQAARNIPVVIASHDRQFLDATTNRTLFLRPDASHYFALPYSKARVALAEADEAAEAKRERDLKEVSRLRKQAAKLTNIGINSGSDLLVVKSKYLRERAAKIEAAVHSLHKERSGEIKLGNSGANAKVLLAMENVDVTSPVGDKLFRIDKLHVFQGDRLVILGRNGTGKSQFIGLVHRAMSGSETAGLRVSPQVVPGYVDQAMSFLPPKQSPLAYITGRFDQGDQRSKALLAAAGFAVEKQQRPISELSFGQRARLGLLAIRLQEPNFYLLDEPTNHVDIPGQERLEDEVLAHGATCILVSHDRSFVRGLGNRFLVIENRRLREVDSPEPHFAAMANQAS
- the parE gene encoding DNA topoisomerase IV subunit B; its protein translation is MSQAEDLFGAGDEPERQPEPIKPASKPAAGSGTYSAADIEVLEGLEPVRRRPGMYIGGTDSNALHHLFAEVIDNSMDEAIAGHATRIEVHLGADGFITVADNGRGIPVENHPKYPGRSTLEIVHTVLHAGGKFDSKAYETSGGLHGVGVSVVNALSDSLVVEVAREQQLHRLSFSRGKPLGDIEALGRVQNRRGTTTRFHPDPQIFGEHAHFSAARLYRMTRAKAYLFAGVELRWSCDESLATEDAPAKAVFHYPNGLRDFMTARIEGETRIVDELFCGSHGKPGSHGAVEWAVAWTLGDGGVSSYCNTVPTPDGGTHEAGLRSALLRGLKNYAELTKNKGAAILTAEDVFAHCSAMLSVFVREPEFVGQTKDKLASGEATRIVDTALRDAFDHWLAASPNQAGKLLDWAIERAEERLRRRKEKEIDRASATRKLRLPGKLADCTQTAAQGAELFIVEGDSAGGSAKQARNRSSQAVLPLRGKILNVAGASREKMQASQLISDLIQALGCGTRDRYREDDLRYDKIIIMTDADVDGAHIASLLITFFFQEMPRLIDGGHLYLAMPPLYRISQGGKTLYARDDAHKNELLATEFTGKGKVDMTRFKGLGEMPFAHLRETTMSPSTRTLLQVKVRDDLDATRTSVDRLMGTKPEARFDFIQENAAFVTDLDI